A part of Neochlamydia sp. AcF84 genomic DNA contains:
- a CDS encoding PP2C family protein-serine/threonine phosphatase: MMKETDGQAKPGSFFFEMVMNLSDSIISTSENDSKESPLQAQSFQKEKKVMKRALEVKETELSKQILKRKKYAIWKPRNLKIDNAMQKMLKNSQKAMEEHIEEDILAYATYQSCLPILDDNLPKAPALSLEYVSAEAQGKRPRMEDVHLFQENSQGALMGVFDGHGGRQVAKQAKEEFEKNFFETLALNEGNVHQTFEQLIDEIHQNIIQYTYYDMIGTTLAISFIDKNTHLIYTATLGDTEANIYRNKESIALSCVRNWRHAKEAARAAIALENPTLAESWPLAKNPKMLRYPNSRTGINVSRAIGDKYATGKPDKPAVIHKPKITVNRLRKGDILIIACDGLKDYVLENEIIAYVTSEPQEKEEEPLVDLENTEEEEIEEGEATLDNPPKNLAQRLVDYALEKNSTDNITVVVVKIH; encoded by the coding sequence ATGATGAAAGAAACCGATGGACAAGCTAAGCCTGGAAGCTTTTTTTTCGAAATGGTAATGAATCTTTCTGACTCTATAATTTCCACCTCTGAAAATGATTCTAAAGAATCTCCATTACAAGCTCAATCATTTCAAAAAGAAAAAAAGGTGATGAAACGAGCACTGGAAGTTAAGGAAACAGAGCTAAGCAAACAAATTTTAAAGAGAAAAAAATATGCAATTTGGAAGCCCCGTAATTTAAAGATAGATAATGCTATGCAAAAAATGCTAAAAAACTCTCAAAAAGCTATGGAAGAGCATATAGAAGAGGATATCCTGGCTTACGCCACTTATCAAAGCTGTCTCCCTATCCTAGATGATAATCTGCCTAAAGCTCCTGCTTTAAGCTTGGAATATGTATCAGCCGAAGCTCAAGGTAAAAGACCACGTATGGAAGATGTCCACCTTTTCCAAGAGAACTCCCAAGGAGCTTTGATGGGGGTTTTTGATGGGCATGGGGGCAGACAGGTTGCTAAGCAGGCGAAAGAAGAATTTGAAAAAAATTTCTTCGAAACATTAGCTTTGAATGAAGGAAATGTACATCAAACTTTCGAACAATTAATTGATGAAATTCACCAAAATATTATTCAGTACACTTACTATGATATGATAGGCACTACACTAGCTATAAGCTTTATAGATAAAAATACCCATCTCATTTATACAGCTACATTAGGTGATACTGAAGCTAATATCTATAGAAACAAAGAGTCCATCGCTTTATCTTGCGTGCGAAATTGGAGGCACGCAAAAGAAGCAGCAAGAGCAGCTATAGCCCTAGAAAATCCCACGCTAGCAGAATCATGGCCTCTTGCAAAAAATCCTAAGATGTTAAGGTATCCTAATTCGCGTACTGGTATTAATGTAAGTCGTGCTATCGGGGATAAATATGCTACTGGAAAGCCTGATAAACCGGCAGTTATTCACAAGCCCAAAATTACCGTCAATCGATTAAGAAAAGGAGACATTCTTATCATCGCTTGTGATGGACTAAAAGATTATGTTTTAGAAAATGAGATAATAGCATATGTTACCTCAGAGCCTCAAGAAAAAGAAGAGGAGCCTTTGGTTGACTTAGAAAACACAGAGGAAGAAGAAATAGAGGAAGGAGAAGCCACCTTGGATAATCCCCCAAAAAATTTAGCTCAACGATTGGTTGATTATGCGCTGGAAAAAAATTCCACAGATAA
- a CDS encoding methylated-DNA--[protein]-cysteine S-methyltransferase has protein sequence MKIFYKYMDSIVGKLKLVAQGKVLIAILWEREKLNRVKLDELIEDVYHPLLIETEKQLLEYFNKKRKFFELPLEHHGTPFQNKVWEALKHIPYGTTLSYGQLAKEINHPRAVRALGAAIGRNPLSIVIPCHRVIGTNGKLTGFAGGLEAKRTLLKIEDFPVI, from the coding sequence ATGAAAATTTTTTATAAATACATGGATTCAATCGTAGGGAAGTTAAAGCTGGTAGCTCAAGGCAAGGTCCTTATAGCTATCTTATGGGAGCGTGAAAAGCTCAACCGTGTCAAGCTTGATGAACTTATCGAAGATGTCTATCATCCTCTTCTTATAGAAACTGAAAAGCAGCTTTTAGAATATTTTAATAAAAAGCGAAAATTCTTTGAACTCCCCTTAGAACACCACGGCACACCCTTCCAAAACAAAGTCTGGGAGGCCTTAAAGCATATTCCTTATGGCACTACTCTTAGCTATGGACAGCTTGCAAAAGAAATAAATCATCCTCGCGCAGTACGTGCCTTAGGAGCAGCCATAGGAAGAAATCCATTATCAATCGTTATTCCTTGCCACCGGGTGATTGGAACGAATGGAAAACTAACAGGATTTGCTGGGGGATTAGAAGCCAAAAGAACGCTTTTAAAAATTGAAGATTTCCCTGTTATCTAA
- a CDS encoding Ada metal-binding domain-containing protein, giving the protein MNEEDIFYKAFLSQDSRFDGKFYVGVKTTKIYCRPICPARPKRQNVEFFLKASSAEKVGYRPCLRCHPPSSTSSFAYSGRSAIVSHVLRVLTAQGMGDKGEDYFAGQFGLSARHLRRLFREEIGLTPQKIWDNNRLNFALKLLTKTKLSITRIALDAGFSSLRRFNDAFKKYYKQAPSLIRKKNLSNSPHENIILKLTYHPPLDWSHLIHHFRNHFIPYMESISENSYERVFKIEDSIGALSVEADSRYPYLKLQIACHDTKVLCAVASRVRKMFDLNSDPLFIANQFASHLPLSLLWKQWPGLRLANGWDPYETAICAILGQGITMRHASQLIGHLVLYYGEKIFHPVTHEERYLFPIPEILAKASLHEIKTTQVRKAAIRMLSQKILQQEISLSPAQAPEEFKKSLLAIQGIGPWTAEYISLRAIADPDAFPATDLILKRALRLNPSLDLSCIRPWRGYAAVYLWKKYSYHSS; this is encoded by the coding sequence ATGAATGAAGAAGATATTTTTTATAAAGCTTTTCTATCCCAAGATTCTCGCTTTGATGGCAAATTTTATGTGGGAGTAAAAACTACTAAAATCTATTGCCGTCCTATCTGTCCAGCCAGGCCAAAACGCCAAAATGTGGAATTTTTTCTCAAAGCTTCATCTGCTGAGAAGGTAGGCTATAGGCCCTGCTTACGATGCCACCCCCCATCTTCGACCTCTTCCTTCGCCTATTCAGGCAGATCGGCAATAGTGTCACATGTTCTTAGAGTACTTACTGCTCAGGGGATGGGGGATAAAGGAGAAGATTATTTTGCTGGGCAATTTGGCTTAAGCGCTAGGCATTTACGCCGGCTATTTAGAGAGGAGATAGGCTTAACTCCTCAAAAAATTTGGGATAATAATCGTTTAAATTTTGCTTTAAAGCTTCTAACAAAGACTAAGCTTTCTATAACTCGTATAGCATTAGACGCGGGCTTTTCCTCTTTAAGACGTTTTAATGATGCTTTTAAAAAATATTATAAGCAAGCCCCCTCTTTAATACGAAAGAAAAATCTTTCCAATTCCCCTCATGAGAACATTATTTTAAAGTTAACTTATCACCCTCCTTTAGACTGGTCGCATTTAATTCATCATTTTAGAAACCATTTTATTCCTTATATGGAAAGTATTTCTGAGAACAGCTATGAGCGAGTTTTTAAGATTGAAGATTCAATAGGGGCTTTATCAGTAGAAGCAGATAGTCGCTATCCTTATCTCAAGCTGCAGATTGCTTGCCATGATACTAAAGTTTTATGTGCAGTAGCCAGCCGTGTCCGTAAAATGTTCGACCTTAATTCCGATCCTCTTTTCATAGCCAATCAATTTGCTTCTCATTTACCTTTATCTTTGCTATGGAAACAATGGCCGGGCTTAAGGCTGGCTAATGGTTGGGATCCTTATGAAACAGCTATCTGCGCAATTTTAGGGCAAGGCATTACCATGAGACATGCCTCCCAGCTAATTGGTCATTTGGTTTTATATTATGGAGAAAAAATTTTTCATCCCGTAACGCATGAAGAAAGATACTTATTTCCCATCCCTGAGATTTTAGCAAAAGCTTCTCTGCATGAGATTAAAACCACACAAGTACGTAAAGCTGCCATTCGAATGCTAAGCCAGAAGATTCTTCAACAAGAAATTAGCCTTTCGCCAGCTCAAGCACCTGAAGAATTTAAAAAATCCCTTCTTGCCATCCAAGGTATTGGGCCATGGACTGCAGAATACATTAGCCTACGAGCTATAGCAGATCCTGATGCTTTTCCCGCTACGGATCTAATTTTAAAAAGAGCGTTGAGGCTTAATCCTTCCTTGGACTTAAGCTGTATCCGACCCTGGCGAGGATATGCTGCCGTTTACCTATGGAAAAAATATTCTTATCATTCATCTTAA
- a CDS encoding DHH family phosphoesterase, whose protein sequence is MSFSAFLKTSLDEYFQCLNLPNNLRLIHYVLGNESADLDSVISSLTYAYLLYENHSKQELYLPLINLKREELNARRDLLYLLQLAKIPTNHLLFLEEAPFSYLFSRSQLRLNLVDHHILRKDQQIFSAVVESIIDHHFPEPINYPLLSPASLLIEPVGSTATLIAEKLITHPTINITPEIAILLLAPILIDTHDLKSIDKTTWRDIKIAEKLLQVAADTLPSNFYDILQVEKNNISLLSPLQLLNKDFKSYLAGNFFYGISSLPQGVDWWQQERQSLLPLLNTYVQDKDLSLLLLFMSPISPIGPKHRIIVYTPSPLILESFKFYVEKDLILKKLLLPSSSLRHPCLAYYEIESFIARKHLQPYFHFLKNLATLS, encoded by the coding sequence ATGTCTTTTTCAGCATTTTTAAAAACTTCCTTGGATGAATATTTCCAATGCCTTAACTTACCAAATAACTTAAGGCTCATTCATTATGTATTAGGAAATGAATCCGCTGATTTAGATTCCGTTATTTCTTCCCTAACTTATGCTTACTTATTATATGAAAATCATTCTAAACAAGAGCTCTACCTTCCTCTTATCAACCTCAAAAGAGAGGAGTTAAATGCTCGCAGAGACCTTCTCTATTTGCTCCAGCTAGCAAAAATCCCTACTAATCATCTTCTTTTTTTAGAAGAAGCCCCTTTCAGTTATCTTTTTTCTCGAAGCCAATTACGCTTAAATCTTGTCGATCATCATATTTTAAGAAAGGACCAACAGATTTTTTCTGCCGTCGTAGAAAGCATCATCGATCATCATTTTCCTGAGCCAATAAATTATCCTCTTCTCTCGCCTGCAAGCTTGCTAATAGAACCGGTGGGTTCTACAGCCACTTTGATTGCAGAAAAACTGATCACTCATCCTACCATTAATATTACACCTGAAATAGCTATCTTGCTATTGGCACCTATATTGATAGATACTCATGATTTAAAATCTATAGATAAAACTACCTGGCGAGATATTAAAATAGCTGAAAAACTACTCCAGGTGGCTGCTGACACCCTCCCTTCTAATTTCTATGATATCCTCCAGGTAGAAAAGAATAACATCTCCCTACTATCTCCCCTACAGCTTCTTAATAAGGATTTCAAGAGCTATCTAGCCGGAAATTTTTTCTATGGAATTTCTTCTCTTCCGCAAGGAGTCGATTGGTGGCAACAAGAGAGGCAAAGCTTGCTTCCTTTGCTAAATACATATGTTCAGGACAAAGACCTATCGCTGCTGCTCCTATTTATGTCTCCCATAAGCCCCATAGGTCCGAAGCATAGAATAATCGTTTATACCCCTTCCCCCTTAATTTTAGAATCATTTAAATTTTATGTCGAAAAAGACCTGATACTAAAGAAGCTACTTTTACCGAGCTCCTCTTTAAGGCATCCATGCTTGGCATATTATGAAATAGAAAGTTTTATAGCTAGGAAGCATTTGCAACCTTATTTTCATTTTTTAAAAAATTTAGCTACTCTATCCTGA
- a CDS encoding copper-translocating P-type ATPase, which yields MNISLPPCHESKKPVISKATFSGGAYSCPMHPEIEQNYRGYCSLCGMPLETKHLSLETDDSEYVETWQRFRVAVILTLPLFFLAMSKMHPTLDALTLSLGTASEWMQFILATPVVLWAGWPFFERAWLSIVNRSLNMFSLIALGIGSAYLYSAIAVIFPHIFPAAFKEKGQLFVYFEAAAVITVLVLLGQLLELKAKVHTNQAIRSLINQTAKSAHVMKNGQEQETPLDQLQEGDILKVKPGEKIPVDGFIIEGTSFIDESMLTGESLAVEKQVKDQVTGGTVNQAGSFLMQATRVGNHTLLAHIIQMVSQAQRSKAPIQKLADLIAKYFVPAVIGVAILTFMIWVWKGPEPSFVFAFINALAVLIIACPCALGLATPMSIMMGIGRGAQTGILVKNAEALQLLERVDTLMVDKTGTVTQGKLSILQITPMHGWQENELLTYAASIEKNSEHPLAQAIVNEAQRRSLNLLPNVKFKSMTSEGVAGIVDSKEVLIGSRNLMQRMQVHGQEELLKASQAAQAQAQTVLFVSVEGNIIGFMALADALKPTSAQAIHELHLLGLKVIMLTGDNTQTAQAVALATHIDETYAEITPQGKSLFIQNAIQNRHIVAMAGDGINDAPALAAAHVGIAMGTGTDIAKESAAITLVKGDLMGIVRAIKLSRATMRNIRQNLFFAFIYNIIGVSLATGILYPWIGLLLNPMIASAIMAFSSVSVIMNALRLRKC from the coding sequence ATGAATATTTCTCTTCCTCCTTGTCATGAAAGTAAAAAGCCTGTTATCTCAAAAGCTACCTTTTCAGGAGGAGCTTATAGCTGCCCTATGCATCCAGAGATTGAGCAAAATTACCGCGGTTATTGCTCCCTTTGTGGTATGCCTTTAGAAACTAAACATCTTTCCTTAGAAACAGATGATTCAGAATATGTAGAGACGTGGCAGAGGTTTAGGGTAGCAGTGATCCTAACCCTCCCCCTTTTCTTTTTAGCGATGAGCAAAATGCACCCTACCTTGGATGCTTTAACCCTATCTTTAGGCACAGCATCTGAATGGATGCAATTTATTCTTGCCACGCCTGTTGTCTTGTGGGCAGGATGGCCCTTTTTTGAAAGGGCATGGTTGTCTATAGTCAATCGTTCTCTAAACATGTTTTCTTTAATTGCCCTTGGAATAGGAAGCGCCTATTTATATAGTGCTATCGCTGTGATCTTTCCTCACATTTTTCCTGCGGCGTTTAAAGAAAAGGGGCAACTTTTTGTTTATTTTGAAGCTGCGGCAGTTATCACTGTGCTTGTTCTTCTTGGGCAACTGCTAGAACTTAAAGCTAAAGTACATACCAACCAAGCTATACGCTCTTTAATAAATCAAACAGCTAAAAGCGCTCATGTAATGAAAAATGGCCAAGAACAAGAAACACCTTTAGATCAACTGCAAGAAGGCGATATTTTAAAAGTAAAGCCCGGTGAGAAAATTCCTGTGGATGGCTTTATTATCGAGGGGACAAGTTTTATTGATGAGTCAATGCTAACTGGTGAATCCCTTGCTGTTGAAAAGCAAGTTAAAGATCAGGTTACAGGTGGTACTGTAAATCAAGCGGGTAGCTTTCTTATGCAAGCCACACGTGTGGGCAATCACACTCTGCTGGCACATATCATCCAAATGGTATCCCAAGCCCAAAGAAGTAAAGCTCCTATTCAAAAACTTGCGGATTTAATTGCCAAATATTTTGTCCCCGCGGTGATAGGAGTAGCCATTCTAACATTTATGATATGGGTATGGAAAGGACCTGAGCCAAGCTTTGTTTTTGCCTTCATTAATGCGTTGGCAGTATTAATCATTGCATGTCCCTGTGCCTTAGGATTAGCCACCCCTATGTCAATCATGATGGGCATCGGTAGAGGCGCCCAAACAGGCATTCTCGTAAAGAATGCAGAAGCCTTACAACTTTTAGAAAGAGTTGATACTTTAATGGTAGATAAAACCGGTACCGTAACCCAAGGAAAACTTAGTATCTTGCAAATCACCCCCATGCATGGCTGGCAAGAAAATGAACTTTTGACATACGCAGCTTCGATAGAAAAAAACAGTGAGCATCCCCTAGCTCAAGCCATTGTGAATGAAGCTCAACGTCGATCTTTAAATCTTTTACCAAACGTAAAATTTAAATCTATGACTAGTGAAGGCGTGGCAGGAATAGTTGATAGCAAAGAAGTATTGATCGGCAGTCGAAATTTAATGCAAAGAATGCAGGTACACGGCCAAGAGGAATTACTAAAAGCCTCTCAAGCAGCGCAAGCACAAGCGCAAACCGTGCTGTTTGTTTCTGTCGAGGGAAATATTATAGGCTTTATGGCGTTAGCTGATGCTCTAAAACCCACTTCTGCTCAGGCTATTCATGAACTCCATTTGCTAGGTTTGAAAGTTATTATGTTGACTGGAGATAATACGCAGACAGCCCAAGCAGTTGCTTTAGCTACCCATATTGATGAGACTTATGCGGAAATCACTCCTCAGGGTAAAAGCCTCTTTATTCAGAACGCCATACAAAATAGGCATATTGTTGCTATGGCTGGTGACGGAATCAACGATGCACCCGCCCTAGCTGCTGCCCATGTAGGCATTGCTATGGGAACAGGCACAGACATTGCTAAAGAAAGTGCAGCAATTACTTTAGTAAAAGGTGACTTAATGGGTATCGTACGAGCCATTAAGTTAAGCCGAGCTACTATGCGCAATATTCGGCAAAATCTATTTTTTGCTTTTATCTACAATATTATAGGTGTATCTCTAGCAACCGGCATTCTGTACCCTTGGATAGGATTGCTTTTAAATCCCATGATTGCCAGCGCAATCATGGCGTTTAGCTCTGTGTCAGTAATCATGAATGCGCTAAGGCTAAGAAAGTGTTAA
- the map gene encoding type II methionyl aminopeptidase, giving the protein MNEKYKQDFIQAGKMAHQVRAFGKALIKAGASYNEVITKIKEKIFSLGAIPAFPPQIALNNVAAHFLPQPDEDIIFSQEVIKLDVGICYQGAIGDCAVTVDLSGKYQALIDAVESALLSAEQSIQVGLPIKEIGRIIEEKISSYGFKSVKNLAGHGLGIYKVHTAPLIPNYCDNSTAIVKPGMTFAIEPFATDGKGFIYEAGSPAIFSFVRARPIPLSVPRSLIAKIKSFSGLPFCMHDLIEAELELSEIRRHMAELLKAGSVVGYAPLVEEGQGIVAQAENSVLVDKMGKVFITTR; this is encoded by the coding sequence ATGAATGAAAAATATAAGCAAGATTTTATTCAAGCGGGGAAGATGGCTCATCAAGTACGTGCTTTTGGTAAAGCATTAATCAAAGCTGGGGCTTCATATAATGAGGTTATCACTAAAATTAAAGAGAAAATATTCTCATTAGGAGCCATTCCTGCTTTTCCTCCTCAAATAGCTTTAAATAATGTGGCTGCACATTTTCTACCTCAACCTGACGAAGATATTATTTTTTCCCAAGAAGTAATCAAATTGGATGTAGGAATATGTTATCAGGGCGCTATTGGTGATTGCGCGGTCACAGTAGATTTATCAGGCAAATACCAAGCTCTCATTGATGCTGTTGAAAGTGCTTTACTAAGTGCTGAGCAATCTATCCAGGTAGGTCTACCTATTAAAGAAATTGGTAGAATTATTGAAGAAAAAATTTCTTCCTATGGATTTAAATCTGTAAAAAACCTTGCAGGTCATGGGCTAGGAATTTATAAGGTACATACGGCTCCTTTGATTCCTAACTATTGCGATAATTCTACAGCTATCGTAAAGCCGGGTATGACCTTTGCCATTGAACCTTTTGCTACCGATGGAAAAGGTTTTATTTATGAAGCGGGGAGCCCTGCAATTTTCTCTTTTGTGCGTGCTCGGCCTATTCCATTATCTGTTCCTCGTTCTTTGATTGCAAAAATTAAAAGTTTTAGTGGGCTTCCTTTTTGTATGCATGATCTTATTGAAGCAGAGCTTGAACTTTCTGAAATTAGGCGCCATATGGCAGAGCTACTTAAAGCAGGGTCAGTGGTAGGTTATGCTCCTTTAGTAGAAGAAGGTCAAGGCATAGTGGCACAAGCTGAAAATTCTGTATTAGTAGATAAAATGGGAAAAGTTTTTATAACCACACGTTAA
- a CDS encoding alpha/beta fold hydrolase, translating to MLSKLNFQPLFGLSSPHVQTTLPTFLANGKAPPSYEILVSLEDGDQLSCYLSNPHPGKPPTKIVVMVHGLGGSYQSGYLLRLSRKMYQAGHCAMRVNLRSGGVSKAKRPYHGGTSQDILSVLKWLKIRFPTSSLVVIGFSLGGNIVLKLAGELGEEAVQYMDHLIAVCPPVDLHHAVQYIEKEAYWIYHKYYLARVLKQSQKWLKDLSIQSMYEFDDKVTAPLWGFKDAIDYYQHCSSIKFIHSIAISTYILFAEDDPFIDCYRIDYNHIPSNVNVYMTRYGGHMGFLGWAGKEHGCHWMDKTLMDWIFSSSSC from the coding sequence TTGCTCAGCAAATTAAATTTTCAGCCTCTTTTTGGATTGAGCTCTCCTCATGTCCAAACCACTTTACCGACCTTTCTAGCCAATGGTAAAGCACCGCCTTCCTATGAAATTCTAGTTTCATTAGAGGATGGTGATCAATTGTCTTGCTATCTTTCTAACCCTCATCCAGGAAAACCTCCTACCAAAATTGTAGTGATGGTTCATGGCCTAGGAGGAAGCTATCAATCAGGTTATCTTTTACGGCTATCACGAAAGATGTATCAAGCTGGCCACTGTGCAATGCGTGTTAATCTTCGTAGTGGGGGAGTAAGTAAAGCCAAACGTCCTTATCATGGAGGCACAAGCCAAGATATCTTAAGTGTTTTGAAATGGCTTAAAATTCGTTTTCCTACCTCTTCGCTTGTTGTAATAGGCTTTTCTCTTGGTGGAAATATAGTTCTTAAATTAGCAGGCGAGTTAGGAGAAGAGGCTGTTCAATACATGGATCATCTCATAGCAGTATGCCCTCCAGTAGATTTACATCATGCTGTTCAATATATCGAAAAAGAAGCCTACTGGATTTACCATAAGTATTATTTAGCCCGGGTGTTAAAGCAGAGCCAAAAATGGCTAAAAGATCTTTCTATTCAATCGATGTATGAGTTTGATGATAAGGTGACCGCCCCTTTATGGGGGTTTAAGGACGCTATCGACTATTATCAACATTGTAGCTCGATTAAATTTATTCATTCTATTGCGATCTCTACTTATATCTTATTTGCAGAAGACGATCCATTTATTGATTGCTACAGGATAGACTACAATCATATTCCCTCGAATGTAAATGTTTATATGACCAGGTATGGTGGACATATGGGATTTCTCGGCTGGGCAGGCAAGGAACATGGTTGCCATTGGATGGATAAAACGCTTATGGATTGGATCTTCTCATCTTCCTCCTGTTAA
- a CDS encoding peptidylprolyl isomerase has translation MQKWMLLLSLAFFQLFAHLALYGESYHSKHPVVVFETTQGNFEVTLFPDLAPKAVENFLTHAKENYYNGTTFHRVIKGFMIQGGDPEGNGTGGQSIWGKPFADEFHPDRHFDHPGILAMANRGPHTNGSQFFITTAKTPWLDQKHTIFGEVTKGYEIVQKIEDVQTNAQNRPLVAQKIIKISLKN, from the coding sequence ATGCAAAAATGGATGTTATTATTAAGTTTAGCATTTTTTCAGCTGTTTGCTCATCTAGCTCTTTATGGCGAATCTTATCATTCTAAACATCCGGTAGTCGTCTTTGAAACTACCCAAGGCAATTTTGAAGTGACACTCTTTCCTGACCTAGCGCCTAAAGCCGTGGAAAACTTTTTAACTCATGCTAAAGAAAATTATTATAATGGGACTACTTTTCATCGAGTGATCAAGGGTTTTATGATTCAAGGAGGTGATCCTGAAGGTAACGGTACAGGTGGCCAATCCATTTGGGGCAAGCCTTTTGCTGATGAATTTCATCCAGATCGCCATTTTGATCATCCCGGTATCTTAGCCATGGCTAATAGAGGCCCTCATACCAATGGAAGTCAATTTTTTATTACCACCGCTAAAACCCCCTGGCTGGATCAAAAGCACACCATTTTCGGGGAAGTCACTAAAGGTTATGAGATTGTCCAAAAAATAGAGGACGTGCAGACTAATGCACAAAACCGTCCTCTCGTAGCACAAAAAATTATTAAAATTTCCCTTAAAAATTAA
- a CDS encoding leucine-rich repeat domain-containing protein, with product MSIIINSLHFSRPPGYDEGQIIEVGEKTPLSSINNEASKWCKLIFENGDREARRFVKAHYSNSEEALKDLEKIKALKISGKNLETIPKGLSLLKNLTILDLSSNKLKTFPEGEEIRKLTKLRNLILNGNPIESLPEYVVNQETKNIRSISLYRTEIKEIPYSCKNIIESYPATVIFT from the coding sequence ATGAGTATAATAATTAACAGCCTTCATTTTTCTAGACCCCCTGGTTACGATGAAGGGCAGATAATAGAAGTAGGGGAAAAAACGCCTCTCTCTTCTATTAATAATGAAGCTTCAAAATGGTGCAAACTTATTTTCGAAAACGGTGACCGAGAAGCAAGAAGATTTGTAAAGGCTCACTACTCTAATTCTGAGGAAGCCCTAAAAGATTTAGAAAAGATTAAAGCGCTAAAAATTTCTGGTAAGAATTTGGAAACCATACCAAAAGGGTTATCTTTACTCAAAAATTTAACTATCCTAGACTTAAGCTCTAACAAGTTAAAAACTTTTCCAGAAGGAGAAGAAATTAGAAAGCTTACTAAACTACGCAACCTAATTTTAAATGGAAATCCTATCGAAAGCCTACCAGAATATGTTGTTAATCAAGAGACAAAAAATATTAGAAGTATTTCTCTTTATAGGACAGAAATTAAAGAAATCCCCTATAGCTGTAAAAATATTATCGAAAGTTATCCTGCTACAGTGATATTTACTTGA